A single region of the Diadema setosum chromosome 14, eeDiaSeto1, whole genome shotgun sequence genome encodes:
- the LOC140238182 gene encoding melatonin receptor type 1B-A-like, with amino-acid sequence MNSSPSTFLQPDDAYRHRMTVAFLLSVVSVLGVVGNGLLLFSVAACRKLQTLPNAFVVSLSVSDFLNCSVNIPVQMSALTRTTHPVSFDMACRSTAVLNYILITCSIVMLDLIAINRFVLITQSHRVYGFVYTKRNMIVTIGGVWTSTTVFLIALGPTRMVPYGFSDILWLCQLTEESRLIDVICGLLFGCSFITVSFCYIRIYFFVRRHMRQVAHIRARPGRPTPSTTGYTSTCGGSNEVPPIETVTLPQPKEMRSVEENREETAVDETENRITMNMIMIVVCFFICVSPTLAMVLVPGTQSAGMYTVLSLYSASCCNPIIYAWKHPVFRKVFKCIFSRRFSDIEDQSAWLRTILSK; translated from the coding sequence ATGAACTCGTCGCCGTCCACGTTCCTGCAGCCTGATGACGCCTACCGTCACAGGATGACCGTCGCCTTCCTGCTCAGCGTCGTGTCCGTGCTCGGGGTCGTCGGAAACGGCCTCCTTCTCTTCTCGGTGGCAGCCTGCCGAAAGCTGCAGACGTTGCCGAACGCGTTCGTCGTCAGCCTCAGCGTCAGCGACTTCCTCAATTGCTCCGTGAATATCCCCGTCCAGATGTCCGCTCTGACGAGAACTACCCACCCCGTCTCGTTCGATATGGCCTGCAGGTCGACGGCAGTCCTGAATTACATCCTTATcacctgtagcatcgtgatgtTGGATCTGATTGCCATCAACCGATTCGTGCTGATCACGCAGTCACATCGAGTCTACGGATTCGTTTATACGAAGCGAAATATGATAGTGACCATAGGTGGCGTGTGGACGTCTACAACCGTGTTCCTAATTGCGCTGGGACCCACGAGAATGGTTCCGTATGGGTTCAGTGACATCCTTTGGCTCTGTCAACTTACCGAGGAGAGCCGCTTGATAGACGTCATATGCGGGCTGCTTTTCGGCTGCTCTTTTATCACTGTCAGCTTCTGCTATATTCGCATTTACTTCTTCGTGAGGCGCCACATGCGTCAAGTGGCGCACATAAGGGCGCGACCGGGCAGACCGACGCCTAGCACCACGGGTTATACGTCCACGTGTGGGGGTAGCAACGAGGTGCCGCCCATCGAGACTGTGACGCTCCCTCAGCCTAAAGAGATGAGGAGCGTGGAGGAGAACAGGGAAGAGACGGCAGTGGACGAAACGGAAAATCGGATAACTATGAACATGATCATGATTGTTGTCTGCTTTTTCATATGCGTTAGCCCGACCCTGGCGATGGTCCTCGTTCCCGGGACACAGTCGGCTGGCATGTACACCGTCCTTTCGCTCTATTCAGCCTCCTGTTGTAACCCCATCATCTACGCCTGGAAGCACCCGGTGTTCCGCAAGGTCTTCAAGTGCATATTCAGTCGCAGGTTTTCTGATATCGAGGACCAGTCTGCGTGGCTGCGAACTATTCTCTCTAAGTGA